The proteins below are encoded in one region of Burkholderiales bacterium:
- the fae gene encoding formaldehyde-activating enzyme, with the protein MAKIDRVLVGESLVGEGNEVAHVDLIMGPRGSSVERAFCNALTNNKDGFSTLLAVVAPNLLTKPNTILFNKVTIKGAKQAVQMFGPAQRAVAMAVADCVQDGTIPSNEADDTFICVGVFIHWLAENDTKIYDYNYQATKEAIKRAVAGQPRASEVVSKKGTVAHPFSPK; encoded by the coding sequence ATGGCGAAAATTGATCGTGTACTCGTTGGAGAATCGCTGGTTGGCGAGGGCAATGAAGTGGCTCACGTAGACCTGATTATGGGACCGCGTGGCAGCTCAGTAGAACGTGCGTTCTGCAATGCGCTGACCAACAACAAGGACGGCTTTAGTACCTTGCTTGCGGTAGTAGCGCCCAACCTGCTAACCAAACCCAACACCATTCTATTTAACAAGGTGACCATCAAGGGTGCCAAGCAAGCGGTCCAGATGTTTGGGCCTGCGCAGCGCGCCGTGGCGATGGCCGTTGCGGATTGCGTGCAGGATGGAACGATTCCGTCAAATGAGGCTGACGACACTTTTATCTGTGTCGGCGTGTTCATCCACTGGTTAGCCGAGAACGACACCAAGATCTACGATTACAATTACCAGGCTACCAAGGAGGCGATTAAGCGAGCAGTGGCGGGCCAACCCAGGGCCTCTGAAGTGGTGAGCAAGAAGGGCACCGTAGCACATCCGTTCTCCCCGAAATAA
- a CDS encoding ATP-grasp domain-containing protein, giving the protein MRIFVYEHITGGGLLDQALPVSLAHEGDIMLNALLRDLVDIPGMEIITMRDPRLSALDFRITAHTPRTAEQTARIMERCIDIADAVWPIAPESGGVLERIHRSVLNRGRRLLGSHPDAVHLAASKRATSCHLESAGIAAVPTYSPAQAVLHDAVGQWVVKPDDGAGCGDTFLFQNLVTAQEWLKARPDNYVLQPFIPGSALSLCALCRAGEALLLSCNHQRIAVRNGRFHFLGSVVNALIDVDGAFAALADRVAAAIPGLWGYVGIDLVQCGSRHVVMEVNPRLTTSYAGLRQALGRNPAALVMNLMDDAKPFRVPKFARRRIEIDVEGMYA; this is encoded by the coding sequence ATGCGCATCTTCGTATACGAGCATATTACCGGCGGCGGGCTGCTTGACCAAGCGCTGCCGGTTTCGCTTGCACACGAAGGCGATATCATGCTTAACGCGTTATTGCGCGATCTCGTCGATATACCCGGAATGGAAATAATCACCATGCGCGATCCACGCCTTTCCGCATTGGATTTCCGGATCACTGCGCACACTCCACGAACAGCCGAGCAAACGGCACGGATTATGGAGCGGTGCATCGATATTGCAGATGCCGTATGGCCAATCGCGCCGGAGAGCGGAGGGGTGCTTGAGCGCATCCATCGAAGCGTGCTTAACCGGGGACGCAGGTTATTGGGCAGCCATCCGGACGCGGTGCACCTTGCCGCGAGCAAGCGCGCGACTTCATGCCATCTTGAGAGCGCAGGAATCGCGGCGGTGCCGACTTACTCGCCGGCGCAAGCCGTATTGCACGACGCAGTAGGACAGTGGGTTGTGAAACCCGATGACGGCGCAGGCTGCGGGGACACGTTCTTGTTCCAGAATCTCGTGACGGCGCAGGAATGGCTTAAAGCGAGACCGGACAATTACGTATTGCAACCGTTTATTCCCGGAAGCGCACTGAGCCTTTGCGCACTGTGCCGCGCAGGCGAGGCTCTTCTTTTAAGCTGCAATCATCAGCGCATTGCCGTACGCAACGGTCGATTCCATTTTCTCGGCAGCGTGGTCAATGCCTTGATTGACGTAGACGGCGCATTTGCAGCTTTGGCAGACCGCGTTGCGGCGGCGATTCCTGGGTTGTGGGGCTACGTCGGCATAGATCTTGTGCAATGCGGTTCCCGGCACGTAGTGATGGAAGTGAACCCGCGGCTCACTACGTCCTACGCAGGTTTGCGGCAGGCGCTGGGCCGCAATCCTGCGGCGCTGGTGATGAATCTTATGGACGATGCCAAACCTTTTCGCGTGCCGAAATTCGCGCGGCGGCGAATTGAGATCGATGTCGAGGGTATGTATGCATGA
- a CDS encoding HisA/HisF-related TIM barrel protein, translating into MKIIPVLDLMQGRVVHALGGERHQYRPIESGLCAGSSALDITCALLELCPFRVLYIADIDAIQKNGGNVEVIENLHKRFPQLELWVDSGIADAAAFTGWQERGIGHAVIGSESIPEAALLSTIRSGTNAIYPLLSLDFKDNHFNGEQHLLDHPELWPEHVIVMTLARVGRLRGPDLNQFTAIRRLAPQKKIYAAGGVRSAHDLTRLARAGADGALLASALHQRRISASDLAALTAGADSRSAQ; encoded by the coding sequence ATGAAAATTATTCCAGTTCTGGATCTGATGCAGGGCCGAGTGGTACACGCGCTTGGAGGTGAGCGCCATCAATATCGTCCCATTGAATCCGGATTATGCGCCGGCAGCAGCGCGCTCGACATTACCTGCGCGCTACTCGAACTGTGTCCGTTTCGCGTGCTTTATATTGCCGACATTGATGCGATCCAAAAGAACGGCGGCAACGTTGAGGTAATCGAAAATCTCCATAAGCGTTTTCCGCAGCTTGAGCTTTGGGTGGACTCCGGAATAGCGGACGCTGCAGCCTTTACGGGATGGCAGGAACGCGGAATCGGGCACGCAGTAATCGGCAGTGAATCGATTCCTGAAGCAGCGCTGCTTTCCACTATTCGCAGCGGTACCAACGCCATTTACCCCCTGCTATCGCTGGATTTTAAAGACAACCATTTTAATGGCGAACAGCACTTGCTCGACCACCCAGAGCTTTGGCCGGAGCATGTTATTGTCATGACGCTCGCACGTGTCGGACGCCTCCGCGGACCGGATCTAAATCAGTTCACCGCGATCAGGCGGCTCGCACCGCAAAAAAAAATTTACGCCGCCGGTGGAGTGCGTAGCGCGCACGACCTCACGCGCTTAGCGCGCGCAGGCGCAGACGGCGCTCTGCTTGCGAGCGCGCTGCACCAGCGCCGCATCAGCGCCAGCGATCTGGCTGCATTGACCGCGGGCGCGGATTCCAGGAGCGCGCAATGA